A window of Hemibagrus wyckioides isolate EC202008001 linkage group LG03, SWU_Hwy_1.0, whole genome shotgun sequence contains these coding sequences:
- the si:dkey-33c12.4 gene encoding uncharacterized protein si:dkey-33c12.4 isoform X3: protein MYSYEDLTDDDDDDDDEFGSQNNRYCGFTEHFLDKGVSKQLPAIKCYKTTKRATPEEAAKIAKELLAEEEKLKIKAEKKKQKKMRQRERRRLEKLEKENGNKDGAKQDTGAAAAPASVKSKPTERECENKKKTNNSVPPDPGPQCNSVATESSDSCDDLDDDDDDDDNDKDSLVDELELDMSSCFVTNAAAIAKRKLEQKPKSDRKDWKKVGNVKKHGTAQKRDPQTENVKEKEASEEPVKDNVTKSMELAVLGNKYAQTGNLDMAVKYFTDAIKHNPQEAKLFGNRSFCYEKMQQYEKALIDADIALSLNPSWIKGLYRKGKALVGLKRYYEACLTYKEVLKLDSSCTDAAQELMRVQIMQLMDMGYTREQSSNALIIHGTVEKALEALSGLHGNISTAEEVRVFPERSPQPVKVPLRTVSQNPPKVNTAVSPTPELFPVWVGDLVPAITELKLHELFSNFGPVHSVRLLSARRCAFINYTNKEDCERAINVMHGFRIAGTCLAVRYPDRIHTHLGVSKTATTDAGKVTKFPDECYFWRTTGCIKNNRCQYRHVPEHKGIDRPKVK, encoded by the exons ATGTACAGTTATGAGGAtttgactgatgatgatgatgatgacgacgatgaaTTTGGCAGTCAAAACAATAGATATTGTGGCTTTACTGAACACTTTCTAGATAAAGGGGTTTCCAAACAGCTGCCTGCAATAAAGTGTTATAAAACAACCAAACGCGCCACACCTGAG GAGGCTGCAAAAATTGCTAAAGAACTTCTAGCTGAAGAGGAAAAACTTAAgataaaagcagaaaagaaaaaacagaagaaaatg AGGCAGCGAGAAAGACGTCGGTTAGAAAAATTAGAAAAGGAAAACGGGAATAAAGATGGTGCCAAACAG GATactggtgctgctgctgctccagcTTCAGTTAAATCTAAACcaacagaaagagagtgtgaaaataagaagaaaacaaataacAGTGTACCTCCTGACCCTGGCCCACAGTGCAATTCAGTAGCTACAGAGAGCAGTGACAGCTGTGATGATTTagatgatgacgatgacgacGATGATAATGATAAAGATAGTTTAGTTGATGAACTGGAG CTTGATATGAGCAGCTGCTTTGTGACCAATGCTGCAGCCATCGCAAAACGCAAACTTGAGCAGAAACCTAAATCTGATAGGAAAGACTGGAAAAAAGTTGGAAACGTTAAGAAGCATGGAACAGCACAAAAAAGAGATCCTCAGACTGAG AATGTTAAAGAAAAGGAGGCATCAGAGGAACCAGTAAAGGACAATGTTACAAAGAGCATGGAGCTGgcag tGTTGGGGAATAAATATGCTCAAACAGGAAATTTGGATATGGCTGTGAAGTATTTTACTGATGCTATAAAGCACAATCCCCAAGAAGCTAA GTTGTTTGGAAATCGCTCCTTCTGTTATGAGAAAATGCAACAATACGAGAAGGCTTTAATAGATGCCGATATTGCTCTTTCACTGAACCCCTCGTGGATTAAAGGACTCTACAGAAAAGGGAAAGCATTAGTTGGGCTTAAG AGATACTATGAGGCTTGTTTGACCTATAAGGAAGTTTTAAAGCTTGACAGCTCCTGTACTGATGCTGCTCAAGAGCTCATGAGGGTACAGATAATGCAGTTAATG GATATGGGATACACTAGAGAGCAAAGTTCAAATGCTCTGATTATACACGGAACAGTAGAAAAGGCTTTAGAAGCACTCTCTGGTTTACATG GTAATATATCAACCGCTGAAGAAGTAAGAGTTTTTCCAGAGAGAAGTCCTCAACCTGTGAAAGTCCCACTCCGAACAGTCTCCCAGAACCCACCTAAAGTCAACACAGCTGTATCGCCTACCCC AGAGCTGTTTCCAGTCTGGGTTGGGGATCTTGTGCCTGCTATAACAGAATTAAAACTTCATGAGCTCTTCAGCAA ttTTGGGCCAGTCCATAGTGTAAGATTATTGTCAGCAAGACGATGTGCTTTTATTAACTACACCAACAAAGAGGACTGTGAGAGAGCCATCAACGTAATGCAT GGCTTTCGTATAGCAGGGACTTGTCTTGCAGTTCGGTACCCTGACAGAATCCACACACATCTAGGTGTATCCAAGACTGCAACAACAGATGCAGGAAAAGTAAC TAAGTTTCCTGATGAGTGCTATTTCTGGAGGACAACAGGTTGTATCAAGAATAATCGGTGCCAATACAGACATGTACCAGAACACAAGGGCATTGATCGCCCAAAAGTTAAATGA
- the si:dkey-33c12.4 gene encoding uncharacterized protein si:dkey-33c12.4 isoform X1, with protein sequence MSKRMGYAPGYFRMLDNARLMQTHEAVVDIINGRHTQYEFLVNSMAYGCGIGLDYPDQMYSYEDLTDDDDDDDDEFGSQNNRYCGFTEHFLDKGVSKQLPAIKCYKTTKRATPEEAAKIAKELLAEEEKLKIKAEKKKQKKMRQRERRRLEKLEKENGNKDGAKQDTGAAAAPASVKSKPTERECENKKKTNNSVPPDPGPQCNSVATESSDSCDDLDDDDDDDDNDKDSLVDELELDMSSCFVTNAAAIAKRKLEQKPKSDRKDWKKVGNVKKHGTAQKRDPQTENVKEKEASEEPVKDNVTKSMELAVLGNKYAQTGNLDMAVKYFTDAIKHNPQEAKLFGNRSFCYEKMQQYEKALIDADIALSLNPSWIKGLYRKGKALVGLKRYYEACLTYKEVLKLDSSCTDAAQELMRVQIMQLMDMGYTREQSSNALIIHGTVEKALEALSGLHGNISTAEEVRVFPERSPQPVKVPLRTVSQNPPKVNTAVSPTPELFPVWVGDLVPAITELKLHELFSNFGPVHSVRLLSARRCAFINYTNKEDCERAINVMHGFRIAGTCLAVRYPDRIHTHLGVSKTATTDAGKVTKFPDECYFWRTTGCIKNNRCQYRHVPEHKGIDRPKVK encoded by the exons ATGTCTAAACGTATGGGATACGCTCCTG GTTACTTCCGCATGCTTGATAACGCACGACTGATGCAGACCCAC GAAGCTGTGGTCGACATAATCAATGGGAGACATACACAATACGAATTTCTAGTTAATTCCATGGCATATGGTTGTGGAATCG GGCTTGATTACCCAGATCAAATGTACAGTTATGAGGAtttgactgatgatgatgatgatgacgacgatgaaTTTGGCAGTCAAAACAATAGATATTGTGGCTTTACTGAACACTTTCTAGATAAAGGGGTTTCCAAACAGCTGCCTGCAATAAAGTGTTATAAAACAACCAAACGCGCCACACCTGAG GAGGCTGCAAAAATTGCTAAAGAACTTCTAGCTGAAGAGGAAAAACTTAAgataaaagcagaaaagaaaaaacagaagaaaatg AGGCAGCGAGAAAGACGTCGGTTAGAAAAATTAGAAAAGGAAAACGGGAATAAAGATGGTGCCAAACAG GATactggtgctgctgctgctccagcTTCAGTTAAATCTAAACcaacagaaagagagtgtgaaaataagaagaaaacaaataacAGTGTACCTCCTGACCCTGGCCCACAGTGCAATTCAGTAGCTACAGAGAGCAGTGACAGCTGTGATGATTTagatgatgacgatgacgacGATGATAATGATAAAGATAGTTTAGTTGATGAACTGGAG CTTGATATGAGCAGCTGCTTTGTGACCAATGCTGCAGCCATCGCAAAACGCAAACTTGAGCAGAAACCTAAATCTGATAGGAAAGACTGGAAAAAAGTTGGAAACGTTAAGAAGCATGGAACAGCACAAAAAAGAGATCCTCAGACTGAG AATGTTAAAGAAAAGGAGGCATCAGAGGAACCAGTAAAGGACAATGTTACAAAGAGCATGGAGCTGgcag tGTTGGGGAATAAATATGCTCAAACAGGAAATTTGGATATGGCTGTGAAGTATTTTACTGATGCTATAAAGCACAATCCCCAAGAAGCTAA GTTGTTTGGAAATCGCTCCTTCTGTTATGAGAAAATGCAACAATACGAGAAGGCTTTAATAGATGCCGATATTGCTCTTTCACTGAACCCCTCGTGGATTAAAGGACTCTACAGAAAAGGGAAAGCATTAGTTGGGCTTAAG AGATACTATGAGGCTTGTTTGACCTATAAGGAAGTTTTAAAGCTTGACAGCTCCTGTACTGATGCTGCTCAAGAGCTCATGAGGGTACAGATAATGCAGTTAATG GATATGGGATACACTAGAGAGCAAAGTTCAAATGCTCTGATTATACACGGAACAGTAGAAAAGGCTTTAGAAGCACTCTCTGGTTTACATG GTAATATATCAACCGCTGAAGAAGTAAGAGTTTTTCCAGAGAGAAGTCCTCAACCTGTGAAAGTCCCACTCCGAACAGTCTCCCAGAACCCACCTAAAGTCAACACAGCTGTATCGCCTACCCC AGAGCTGTTTCCAGTCTGGGTTGGGGATCTTGTGCCTGCTATAACAGAATTAAAACTTCATGAGCTCTTCAGCAA ttTTGGGCCAGTCCATAGTGTAAGATTATTGTCAGCAAGACGATGTGCTTTTATTAACTACACCAACAAAGAGGACTGTGAGAGAGCCATCAACGTAATGCAT GGCTTTCGTATAGCAGGGACTTGTCTTGCAGTTCGGTACCCTGACAGAATCCACACACATCTAGGTGTATCCAAGACTGCAACAACAGATGCAGGAAAAGTAAC TAAGTTTCCTGATGAGTGCTATTTCTGGAGGACAACAGGTTGTATCAAGAATAATCGGTGCCAATACAGACATGTACCAGAACACAAGGGCATTGATCGCCCAAAAGTTAAATGA
- the si:dkey-33c12.4 gene encoding uncharacterized protein si:dkey-33c12.4 isoform X2, translating into MAYGCGIGLDYPDQMYSYEDLTDDDDDDDDEFGSQNNRYCGFTEHFLDKGVSKQLPAIKCYKTTKRATPEEAAKIAKELLAEEEKLKIKAEKKKQKKMRQRERRRLEKLEKENGNKDGAKQDTGAAAAPASVKSKPTERECENKKKTNNSVPPDPGPQCNSVATESSDSCDDLDDDDDDDDNDKDSLVDELELDMSSCFVTNAAAIAKRKLEQKPKSDRKDWKKVGNVKKHGTAQKRDPQTENVKEKEASEEPVKDNVTKSMELAVLGNKYAQTGNLDMAVKYFTDAIKHNPQEAKLFGNRSFCYEKMQQYEKALIDADIALSLNPSWIKGLYRKGKALVGLKRYYEACLTYKEVLKLDSSCTDAAQELMRVQIMQLMDMGYTREQSSNALIIHGTVEKALEALSGLHGNISTAEEVRVFPERSPQPVKVPLRTVSQNPPKVNTAVSPTPELFPVWVGDLVPAITELKLHELFSNFGPVHSVRLLSARRCAFINYTNKEDCERAINVMHGFRIAGTCLAVRYPDRIHTHLGVSKTATTDAGKVTKFPDECYFWRTTGCIKNNRCQYRHVPEHKGIDRPKVK; encoded by the exons ATGGCATATGGTTGTGGAATCG GGCTTGATTACCCAGATCAAATGTACAGTTATGAGGAtttgactgatgatgatgatgatgacgacgatgaaTTTGGCAGTCAAAACAATAGATATTGTGGCTTTACTGAACACTTTCTAGATAAAGGGGTTTCCAAACAGCTGCCTGCAATAAAGTGTTATAAAACAACCAAACGCGCCACACCTGAG GAGGCTGCAAAAATTGCTAAAGAACTTCTAGCTGAAGAGGAAAAACTTAAgataaaagcagaaaagaaaaaacagaagaaaatg AGGCAGCGAGAAAGACGTCGGTTAGAAAAATTAGAAAAGGAAAACGGGAATAAAGATGGTGCCAAACAG GATactggtgctgctgctgctccagcTTCAGTTAAATCTAAACcaacagaaagagagtgtgaaaataagaagaaaacaaataacAGTGTACCTCCTGACCCTGGCCCACAGTGCAATTCAGTAGCTACAGAGAGCAGTGACAGCTGTGATGATTTagatgatgacgatgacgacGATGATAATGATAAAGATAGTTTAGTTGATGAACTGGAG CTTGATATGAGCAGCTGCTTTGTGACCAATGCTGCAGCCATCGCAAAACGCAAACTTGAGCAGAAACCTAAATCTGATAGGAAAGACTGGAAAAAAGTTGGAAACGTTAAGAAGCATGGAACAGCACAAAAAAGAGATCCTCAGACTGAG AATGTTAAAGAAAAGGAGGCATCAGAGGAACCAGTAAAGGACAATGTTACAAAGAGCATGGAGCTGgcag tGTTGGGGAATAAATATGCTCAAACAGGAAATTTGGATATGGCTGTGAAGTATTTTACTGATGCTATAAAGCACAATCCCCAAGAAGCTAA GTTGTTTGGAAATCGCTCCTTCTGTTATGAGAAAATGCAACAATACGAGAAGGCTTTAATAGATGCCGATATTGCTCTTTCACTGAACCCCTCGTGGATTAAAGGACTCTACAGAAAAGGGAAAGCATTAGTTGGGCTTAAG AGATACTATGAGGCTTGTTTGACCTATAAGGAAGTTTTAAAGCTTGACAGCTCCTGTACTGATGCTGCTCAAGAGCTCATGAGGGTACAGATAATGCAGTTAATG GATATGGGATACACTAGAGAGCAAAGTTCAAATGCTCTGATTATACACGGAACAGTAGAAAAGGCTTTAGAAGCACTCTCTGGTTTACATG GTAATATATCAACCGCTGAAGAAGTAAGAGTTTTTCCAGAGAGAAGTCCTCAACCTGTGAAAGTCCCACTCCGAACAGTCTCCCAGAACCCACCTAAAGTCAACACAGCTGTATCGCCTACCCC AGAGCTGTTTCCAGTCTGGGTTGGGGATCTTGTGCCTGCTATAACAGAATTAAAACTTCATGAGCTCTTCAGCAA ttTTGGGCCAGTCCATAGTGTAAGATTATTGTCAGCAAGACGATGTGCTTTTATTAACTACACCAACAAAGAGGACTGTGAGAGAGCCATCAACGTAATGCAT GGCTTTCGTATAGCAGGGACTTGTCTTGCAGTTCGGTACCCTGACAGAATCCACACACATCTAGGTGTATCCAAGACTGCAACAACAGATGCAGGAAAAGTAAC TAAGTTTCCTGATGAGTGCTATTTCTGGAGGACAACAGGTTGTATCAAGAATAATCGGTGCCAATACAGACATGTACCAGAACACAAGGGCATTGATCGCCCAAAAGTTAAATGA